The genomic region AGCCTTCCCTCATCATCGAATCGAGGATCGCCCAGCCCACCGAGGACGACATTCTCGGGTTGAATTTTCGTGTACAACGCGACTCCCGAGTAACCCTTTCGCTCGGCCGGGTGAAACTCGACCCGGTAGCCGTTCGGCTGACGCAGATTCTCTTCGAGCTGCTCCGGCAGAGCTCTCGTCTCCTGCAGCCCGAGTATGTCTGGCCGGCTTTCGGCAAGCCAATCGAGGAAACCCTTACGCCCACAGGCTCGGATGCCGTTGACGTTCCAGCTGAAAATTCGTGTGGTGCTTCTCTTCTTCGCCAAGTTCATTCTCCCTTGAAAAGGATGTTTTCGGCGGTCGACAGGTCTGCCACCTCGAATCCGAGCTGGCGGGCAAGATCGTGCTCGCGCTCGGTGTTGAAACCCCAGCCGGCGAGGACCGGGCGAACGCCGAGTTCGGCAACCCGCAGCAGGTGGTTGACCTTGTCGTCAACAAACGTCATGTCCGGGAATTCCGCTCCTGTGCGCTCCCGCAGAGCACGCAGATGATGCGTCTTTTCGACTCCGGTTTCCTTGTCGAGAATCAGTTCGCGATCGAAGACGCTGTCGTAGCCGAGGTGTTCGAGCAGGAGCTGTACCGAGTGCGCGTCCTTCGCCGTTGCGACTGCCGGCAGGGTGTGTTCCCGGTGCTGAAGGAGCTGCTCGGCAAGACCCGGGAAGGGGAGGTGGAGCGCTAGCCAGCGGTCCGGGTCCCTTGCGCGAAGTGCGCTTCTGCTCTCGTAAAAGTGCCGATGAAAGAGGTCCAACCAGGACTGGTCAATTTCACGAAAGTAGGCGTCGTACTCGTCCTGGTTCGTGATTTCGGAACCTGATTCGACCGCTTTCAACGAAACGCCGAAGTCTTCGGCTCGGTTGCCGAGCGGAAGGAGATTCCGGAAATTTCGATAAAAATCAGATTCCCGATGCTTGGTACCGCCTGCTGCGGCGTCGTCTCTCAGCGGTGTGAGGCGAGGCAGAAGAGCCGAGCGTGGTTCGAGGGAGGCGAACGTGTCAACGGCGACCACGAAAACCTCGCGCGAGGAATCGCAGAGAACACCGTCGAAGTCGAGCGCGAGGATGTGCATGGAGGCAAAGTTTAGCGTATCGGGTTGGCGACGCTGGCCTCGAGCTGCCCAGTGTGCAAAACGGATACTCGATCCTCGATGCTGGATGCTGGATGCTCGACTCAACGAATCGAAAGGTCGTCAGGCTGAATCGTCAAGGGGTGGGTGGGCGGATCGAGTATCCAGGATCGAGTATCCAGCATCGGGCGGGCGGGTGGATAGATGAGCGAGTATCGAGAGACGAGTATCGAGAACCGACGGTCGCGCTACACTCCAGCGGTGATCATCCTAGAAGGGGTTCGCAAACGATACCCGCAGGCCGACATCGACGTACTGCAGGGTGTCGACCTGAAGATCGAGGACGGGGATTTCGTGTCGGTGGTCGGCCGTTCGGGCACGGGCAAGACGACTCTGCTCAACCTCATCGGCGGGCTGGACAGGAGCTTCGAGGGTGTCATTGAGGTGGCCGGGCGACGCCTGCAGTCCCTCGATGACGCCGACCTGTCGGCATTCAGGAACACCGTCGTCGGCCATGTCTTTCAGGCCTACCACCTGCTCGATCATCTGAACTGTGGTGAGAATGTGGCTCTGGCGGCGCTCTTCGCTAGAGGGCAGAGGCGGCGTGACGGGTCCTGGGTCGACCGTCGTGCCGAAGAACTCCTCGAGGTCGTCGGCCTGGCAGGAGGTGCAGGCCGCAGTCCCACGACGCTCTCCGGTGGTGAACGCCAGAGGGTGGCCCTTGCACGCGCCCT from Acidobacteriota bacterium harbors:
- a CDS encoding ABC transporter ATP-binding protein; the protein is MSEYRETSIENRRSRYTPAVIILEGVRKRYPQADIDVLQGVDLKIEDGDFVSVVGRSGTGKTTLLNLIGGLDRSFEGVIEVAGRRLQSLDDADLSAFRNTVVGHVFQAYHLLDHLNCGENVALAALFARGQRRRDGSWVDRRAEELLEVVGLAGGAGRSPTTLSGGERQRVALARALFHDPAILLCDEPTGNLDLETGKEIVELLTDLRQSHDMTVVAATHDEAIAAAGSRVMRLHGGHLSEMEAQS